Proteins encoded by one window of Microplitis mediator isolate UGA2020A chromosome 1, iyMicMedi2.1, whole genome shotgun sequence:
- the LOC130664889 gene encoding putative methyltransferase C9orf114 homolog, protein MAAAVPLGKSWKEHNKIHKENRKKWREEKLMKKISQTKEPKVEEVTEEEKISNKVKKIVPSLTIAVPGSILDNAQSQELRTYLAGQIARAACVYKVDEIVVFDDQGEITEEERQSKRVRVEGVDNFAYRRACLQLARILQYLECPQYLRKYFFPLHKDLQYAGVLNPLDAPHHLRQNDHCEFREGVVVDKPLKPGKGSQVNCGLLRDVEIDKTLTPDLRVTVRIPEEQEGKKIKGLVVSPRTPREEGLYWGYTVRLARSLTEIFEKCPYEEGYDLTVGTSDKGKSVDEIQDGALKYKRGLIVFGGLAGLEAAVEGDPKLDIEDPRLLFGEYVNTCPNQGSRTIRTEEAIFISLAEMRKKMVPVSEEN, encoded by the coding sequence atGGCAGCAGCAGTTCCATTGGGAAAAAGTTGGAAAGAACACAACAAAATTCAcaaagaaaatagaaaaaaatggcgggaagaAAAGCTCATGAAGAAAATATCTCAAACAAAAGAACCAAAAGTCGAAGAAGTTACGGAAGaagagaaaatttcaaacaaagttaaaaaaatagtaccgAGTTTAACCATTGCCGTGCCAGGGTCGATCCTAGACAACGCCCAGTCCCAAGAGTTGAGGACGTACCTGGCAGGGCAAATTGCTAGGGCGGCTTGCGTCTACAAGGTCGACGAAATCGTGGTCTTTGATGACCAGGGGGAAATTACTGAAGAGGAGCGACAGTCGAAAAGGGTGAGGGTCGAAGGTGTTGACAATTTTGCCTACCGGAGAGCTTGCCTGCAGTTGGCCAGGATCCTCCAGTATCTAGAGTGCCCGCAGTATTTgaggaaatattttttccctCTACATAAAGATCTTCAGTACGCGGGAGTTTTGAATCCTCTGGATGCTCCCCATCATCTGAGGCAGAATGACCACTGCGAGTTCCGGGAGGGAGTCGTAGTGGACAAGCCTCTGAAGCCGGGGAAAGGGTCACAGGTCAACTGTGGCCTGCTGAGGGATGTAGAGATTGACAAAACTTTGACCCCTGACCTGAGGGTCACGGTAAGGATTCCGGAAGAGCAGGAGGGCAAGAAGATCAAGGGCTTGGTGGTGAGTCCCAGGACTCCTAGGGAAGAGGGTTTGTACTGGGGCTACACAGTCAGGTTGGCGAGAAGTCTTacggaaatttttgaaaaatgcccTTATGAGGAAGGCTACGATCTGACGGTAGGAACTTCGGATAAGGGGAAAAGTGTTGATGAGATTCAAGACGGTGCGCTGAAGTACAAGAGAGGTCTGATTGTGTTTGGAGGACTCGCGGGATTGGAGGCCGCAGTCGAGGGAGATCCGAAGCTGGACATTGAGGACCCCAGGCTGCTTTTTGGGGAGTATGTCAACACGTGTCCGAATCAGGGCTCAAGAACTATTAGGACTGAGGAGGCAATTTTTATCAGTCTGGCGGAGATGAGAAAGAAGATGGTCCCTGTGAGTGAGGAGAAttga